From the genome of bacterium, one region includes:
- the dnaK gene encoding molecular chaperone DnaK, whose amino-acid sequence MGKVIGIDLGTTNSCMAVMEGGKPVVIANAEGSRTTPSVVAISKTGERLVGQIAKRQAVSNPENTISSIKRKMGQKVKVKAGDKEYTPPEISAAILQKFKHDAESYLGDKVEKAVITVPAYFDDSQRQATKDAGKIAGLEVLRIVNEPTAAALAYGLDKKKEQIIAVYDLGGGTFDISILDIGDGVFEVKATNGNTKLGGDDFDQKIIDWLVSEFKKSNGMDLSNDKMAMQRLREGAEKAKVELSTAQTANINLPFITADQSGPKHLDITLRRAQLEKLTQELVDSTIGPCKQALADAKMETKDIDHVILVGGQTRSPKVQEVVKKFFGKELYKGVNPDEVVAVGAAIQAGVLSGDVKDITLLDVTPLSLGIETLGGVCTRLIERNTTIPTKKSQIFSTAADNQPAVNIHVLQGEREMAQYNKTLGRFDLVGIPSAPRGVPQIEVSFNIDANGITHVSAKDLATSKEQSIVIKSSGGLSEEEVEKMVKDAEAHAEEDKKKKEAVEVHNQLDSLIYTTEKSLKDHGDKIDSSEKDKIQSALDEAKKALEANDIEQMKKTSESLQQAAHKLAEVMYQQAAKQQQAGAEDQAQTGPKQEKKKSDKEEDVIDADYKVEDEKKH is encoded by the coding sequence ATGGGTAAAGTAATAGGTATTGATTTAGGAACAACTAATTCCTGCATGGCAGTTATGGAAGGGGGGAAACCTGTTGTCATTGCTAATGCAGAAGGAAGCAGAACTACTCCGTCTGTTGTAGCAATATCTAAAACAGGGGAGAGGTTAGTTGGACAAATTGCTAAAAGGCAAGCAGTGTCAAATCCGGAGAATACAATAAGCTCAATAAAAAGGAAGATGGGTCAAAAAGTAAAGGTAAAAGCCGGTGATAAGGAATATACACCTCCTGAAATCTCTGCCGCAATACTTCAGAAATTCAAACATGACGCAGAAAGTTATTTAGGAGATAAAGTTGAAAAAGCGGTTATTACTGTTCCCGCATATTTTGATGATAGCCAGAGACAGGCTACCAAGGATGCTGGAAAGATTGCAGGCCTTGAAGTACTTAGAATAGTAAATGAACCGACTGCGGCTGCTCTGGCATATGGGCTTGATAAAAAAAAGGAACAGATTATTGCAGTGTACGATCTCGGCGGCGGAACATTTGATATATCCATACTTGATATTGGAGATGGAGTTTTTGAGGTTAAGGCAACCAATGGTAATACGAAATTAGGCGGAGATGATTTTGATCAGAAAATCATTGACTGGCTGGTCAGCGAATTTAAAAAGTCCAATGGTATGGATTTGAGTAATGATAAGATGGCGATGCAGAGATTGAGAGAAGGCGCTGAGAAGGCAAAAGTAGAGCTTTCTACTGCTCAGACAGCAAACATAAACCTTCCATTCATAACAGCGGATCAAAGCGGACCAAAGCATCTGGATATAACACTTAGGCGTGCACAGTTGGAAAAACTGACACAGGAGCTTGTAGACAGCACGATTGGTCCGTGTAAACAAGCGCTGGCTGATGCAAAAATGGAAACAAAGGATATTGATCATGTAATATTGGTTGGCGGGCAGACAAGGTCTCCAAAGGTTCAGGAAGTCGTAAAGAAGTTTTTTGGCAAAGAACTTTATAAGGGTGTTAACCCGGACGAGGTTGTTGCTGTTGGAGCTGCTATACAGGCCGGTGTGCTTTCAGGAGATGTTAAAGATATAACGCTTCTTGATGTTACTCCTCTTTCTCTCGGGATCGAGACATTGGGGGGAGTTTGCACAAGACTTATAGAAAGAAACACAACTATTCCAACAAAGAAATCTCAGATATTCAGCACTGCTGCGGATAATCAGCCTGCTGTAAACATACATGTGCTGCAGGGAGAGCGGGAAATGGCGCAGTATAATAAAACTCTTGGCAGGTTTGATCTGGTAGGTATTCCTTCTGCTCCGCGCGGAGTGCCTCAAATAGAAGTAAGTTTTAATATTGATGCAAATGGAATAACACATGTGTCTGCCAAGGATTTAGCTACAAGTAAGGAACAGTCAATTGTAATAAAATCCTCTGGGGGTTTGAGTGAAGAAGAGGTGGAAAAAATGGTTAAGGATGCAGAAGCTCATGCAGAAGAGGATAAGAAGAAAAAAGAGGCAGTTGAAGTTCACAATCAATTGGATTCCTTGATTTATACAACAGAGAAATCTCTGAAGGACCATGGAGACAAGATAGATTCGTCTGAGAAAGACAAGATACAATCTGCTCTGGACGAAGCTAAAAAGGCTTTGGAGGCTAATGATATTGAGCAGATGAAAAAGACTTCTGAAAGCCTGCAGCAAGCTGCTCATAAGCTGGCTGAGGTTATGTATCAGCAAGCTGCAAAACAGCAGCAGGCAGGAGCAGAAGACCAGGCTCAGACAGGACCAAAGCAGGAAAAGAAAAAGTCTGATAAAGAAGAGGATGTAATAGATGCGGACTATAAGGTAGAGGATGAGAAAAAGCACTAA